The Nerophis lumbriciformis linkage group LG34, RoL_Nlum_v2.1, whole genome shotgun sequence genome includes a window with the following:
- the clic5b gene encoding chloride intracellular channel protein 5b isoform X2 yields the protein MKEEMSGVDREPDIELFVKAGIDGESIGNCPFSQRLFMILWLKGVVFNVTTVDLKRKPADLNNLAPGTHPPFLTYNGEVKTDINKIEEFLEEMLAPPKYPKLAAKQRESNTAGNDIFAKFSAFIKNTKVEANDALEKGLTRALKKLDDYLNSPLPDEIDADSREEEKPSRRSFLDGNELTLADCNLLPKLHIVKVVAKKYRNYDISMDMTGIWRYLKNAAARDEFTNTCAADSEIEMAYKDVAKRLAK from the exons ATGAAAGAAGAAATGTCAGGTGTGGACAGAGAGCCTGATATTGAACTTTTTGTGAAG GCGGGCATCGATGGCGAGAGCATCGGCAACTGTCCTTTCTCGCAGCGTCTCTTCATGATCCTCTGGCTCAAAGGAGTCGTCTTCAACGTCACCACCGTGGACCTTAAGAG GAAGCCAGCAGATCTGAACAACCTGGCGCCCGGCACGCACCCGCCATTCCTTACCTACAACGGAGAGGTCAAGACAGACATCAACAAGATCGAGGAGTTTCTGGAGGAGATGCTAGCACCCCCCAA GTATCCCAAACTGGCGGCCAAGCAAAGAGAGTCCAACACGGCCGGGAATGACATATTTGCCAAGTTCTCGGCCTTCATCAAAAACACCAAAGTGGAGGCCAACGATG CACTGGAGAAAGGCTTAACGAGGGCCCTGAAGAAGCTGGATGACTACCTGAACAGCCCCCTGCCTGACGAGATCGACGCAGACAGCAGGGAGGAGGAGAAGCCCTCCAGGCGAAGCTTCCTGGACGggaatgagctgaccctggcagACTGCAACCTGCTGCCTAAACTGCACATAGTCAAG GTGGTGGCTAAGAAGTACCGCAACTACGACATTTCCATGGACATGACGGGCATCTGGCGGTACCTGAAGAATGCGGCGGCGCGCGACGAGTTCACCAACACGTGTGCGGCTGACTCGGAGATCGAGATGGCGTACAAAGACGTGGCTAAGAGGCTTGCCAAGTAG
- the clic5b gene encoding chloride intracellular channel protein 5b isoform X1, whose translation MDVSADDKIERRDRSDSSGSENQRSEISQVQVHVSTQEEHATPDYMDTKDGDARSRSSSSSSSSSSSHEEEEKEAVVKVEDAPKEPDVVHHEEAKLEEMNGGSRRSSASSASSASPKEDNAEDGMLMAYKHSDTKAEESVDYSLKTLENVSLDESSVAPAEPAHPEISLFVKAGIDGESIGNCPFSQRLFMILWLKGVVFNVTTVDLKRKPADLNNLAPGTHPPFLTYNGEVKTDINKIEEFLEEMLAPPKYPKLAAKQRESNTAGNDIFAKFSAFIKNTKVEANDALEKGLTRALKKLDDYLNSPLPDEIDADSREEEKPSRRSFLDGNELTLADCNLLPKLHIVKVVAKKYRNYDISMDMTGIWRYLKNAAARDEFTNTCAADSEIEMAYKDVAKRLAK comes from the exons ATGGATGTCTCAGCTGATGACAAAATTGAGCGACGTGATCGATCGGACAGCTCGGGCTCGGAGAACCAGAGGTCAGAGATTAGCCAGGTGCAGGTCCACGTCTCGACCCAGGAAGAGCACGCTACACCAGACTACATGGACACTAAGGACGGAGACGCTCGAAGCCGCTCTtcgtcatcttcttcttcttcatctagcAGCCACGAAGAAGAAGAGAAGGAGGCGGTGGTGAAAGTGGAGGATGCTCCCAAGGAGCCAGATGTTGTTCACCACGAGGAGGCCAAACTAGAGGAGATGAATGGCGGGTCCAGACGCTCCTCTGCATCTTCTGCCTCCTCCGCCTCCCCTAAAGAGGACAACGCCGAGGACGGGATGCTGATGGCCTACAAGCACTCGGACACCAAGGCGGAGGAGTCTGTGGACTACAGCCTGAAGACTCTAGAGAACGTCAGCCTGGACGAGAGCAGCGTCGCTCCGGCTGAACCTGCACATCCGGAGATCTCGCTCTTTGTCAAG GCGGGCATCGATGGCGAGAGCATCGGCAACTGTCCTTTCTCGCAGCGTCTCTTCATGATCCTCTGGCTCAAAGGAGTCGTCTTCAACGTCACCACCGTGGACCTTAAGAG GAAGCCAGCAGATCTGAACAACCTGGCGCCCGGCACGCACCCGCCATTCCTTACCTACAACGGAGAGGTCAAGACAGACATCAACAAGATCGAGGAGTTTCTGGAGGAGATGCTAGCACCCCCCAA GTATCCCAAACTGGCGGCCAAGCAAAGAGAGTCCAACACGGCCGGGAATGACATATTTGCCAAGTTCTCGGCCTTCATCAAAAACACCAAAGTGGAGGCCAACGATG CACTGGAGAAAGGCTTAACGAGGGCCCTGAAGAAGCTGGATGACTACCTGAACAGCCCCCTGCCTGACGAGATCGACGCAGACAGCAGGGAGGAGGAGAAGCCCTCCAGGCGAAGCTTCCTGGACGggaatgagctgaccctggcagACTGCAACCTGCTGCCTAAACTGCACATAGTCAAG GTGGTGGCTAAGAAGTACCGCAACTACGACATTTCCATGGACATGACGGGCATCTGGCGGTACCTGAAGAATGCGGCGGCGCGCGACGAGTTCACCAACACGTGTGCGGCTGACTCGGAGATCGAGATGGCGTACAAAGACGTGGCTAAGAGGCTTGCCAAGTAG